DNA sequence from the Falco peregrinus isolate bFalPer1 chromosome 1, bFalPer1.pri, whole genome shotgun sequence genome:
ATAGTGGCTTTGTGTCTATGCAGGCGTAGCTGATACATACACATCAGGGTAGGACCTTCTCCGTCTGCAACTAAAACCAAGCTTACCATTTTGTAGCCGTGAGAAAACACAAAGGTCACAGCAAGGATGGAGATTTCTCATTATTGTGGGCAATGCTGTGTTTTAAGTCAGTGCAAGCTTTGCCGGGGCTCTGTTGCATCCTCCAGTGCGGAGCATGAGGCTGCAGTGTCCTGCACAGCAAACCCCAAGCAAGGCAGCAGTAGCTGGTTTTCTCTGATGCTGTGTAACCCAGGAAGCATGGGAGCATCAGAGCTTTAAGGAACAGCAAGTGAAAAAATCTGTGAGGAAACCCACCAGAAGCTGAAGGAGCAGAAGTGGAGCCTATGAAAACAAGCTTCTTTAGAGCTGCAGCAGGTTGTCTCTCCCAGGCTTAAAGGAACAAATCCCATAGAAAAGCAGTTTGGGAAGGGCCTTTGTAGCCTGGGCTGAAAGCATGGCCTGTGTGGGGAATCTGCAGCACTGGTCATTGGACCAATGGATGAAGTGAAGCCTGGGTGCGAGATCTAGCAGAAAGGGGTGGTGTAAGATACACTGAAAttgttcctgctgcttttttgtgaATGTGCCTAGAACCATTTTGCTGCCCGTAGATGTATTCTGTATGTCCTATATGCAGAAACCCAGCTGCCCACCTGGAATAACCACTCTCCTCCCCTATGTGTGAGCATCCCTTtcggggcagggggcagagcTGCATCACCCGTTGCCTCAGCGCTGCTTTTGTAGGGTGGTGACACCCAGGCCAACGTGCTAACACCAGGCATCCCTGGCCACGATGCTTCCCATGCTAGCGACAGGAGATTCACAAGCCTGTGGCAGGAGAAATGGCAGTGCTACCTGCGCCTCTCCCGAGGACAGCTTGCTGAGGCATGGCAGTGTTTGGTTATCATTCTGCTAGCGCGaaccagagagagaaaatggggACAGCACAGCACATCGCAGACTTTTCCCAGCTGGTTGAGGGCTATGATAATGGCCCAAAACCCATTTGGAAATACGCTACTTTATTGTGCCTGAAAGAAGGGTATCTGCAAATTGGGTCCATTTAGCTCAGTTGTTGGCATGTTGCCCATGTTGGCGGCGCTGCTTGTGGTATCCTGTGCTGAAAAAATTGCAGCTGATGCTACTTGGAGATGGCAGCTGTCCTGACCCAGCATTAGCAACAGGACCTGCACTGGCCGGTGGGCTTCAGCCTTGTGCACAGAGGGAGAGTGACAGGCAGACTGCTGGCTGATGGGGTGTTAGTGACAGGCTGGCTGGTGGGGCATTAAATGCAGAGAAGGTCTGTTTGGACCAGCTTGTGCTTCCAAGTGACCAGACCCAGCAGAAATAATCTGCTCTTCACTGACCTTTCAGATTTCAGCTGCTTCGATGCATGAGGTAGTACAGCAGCCTTTTGTGGAGCTGCAACtggtggggaagaggaaaaagtgtAGGCTGCAGCTACATGCCTTACAGCAGGGTGCTTTGGAGCAATGGTCCCGCTAGGTCCTGCTTCCCCTGTGCACTCCAGCACAGCGTCACCACCCCCCTCCACGCTGTGATGCaccttcccagctgtgctgctggtcaAGCTGAAGGCTCCAACAGCCCACCAAGACCCGGAGATGTGTGTAGCCATCGGCCACAGGAGCTAAGGGGGTCGGCAGGGAAGAGATCTGTGATGCTACATGGCACATCAGACTCATTAGCCAggtccagccctgcagcaaggAGGTACCCCAAGGACCCCATCACCTCACAAAACATTGCTCCTCAGCCTGCCCGCATGCACATGGGCCCCCCTTCTAAATGTGGGGCTCTAGCTGCTGGCCCTGGATTAGACACCAGCATATGCAGGGCTGTTCCCCGGACTCCAAgctctcccctcctgctgcctgcatccTCACTGTGTCACGCCAGGCCTCAGGAGCAGCTCAGGTCCTATTTTGGAAACAAAGAGTTAAGCATTTTCAatctttattttacaaaaataaaccagttttGCTCTGGTACTCTGTGGCCCCCAaccttcccctctgcccccactCCCATTCCTTTCCCTGGAGCTCCAGCTGTTGCGTGCCGCAGCCAGTTGCTCGCAAGGAGGCTGCCAGTGCCACACGCTCCTGTGAGCGTCCCCAAGCAAGCACCGGGGAAGGGGGTTGGTGCCCTTTGGCGAACGCCTCCTCTTCCCAGGATCCAAGCTGGAAACTGCCCAAAGATGCCTCCCGGTGGCTCTGCCATTTCTGCACAGGGAGCAAGTCTTTGGCAAGTCACTCAGAGTACACACTTTAAGAAGGGGTGTCCGTCCGTCCGCCCGTCCGTCCGTCTCTCTCCCTTGGATGGAAAAGCGAGCCCCACAGAATGTTGCTTCTGGCCATCAGTGGAGCTGGCAGGCTGCCGTCCTGCTGGCTGGCTCAGTGCTGGAAGCGTGGGGAGCTGATGTGAGGCTGGTGGAAGGAGTGTGTGGCGTAAAGCACTtctggaggtggtggagggGACGTCAGGATGGAGCAGAGCGGTTCATGGGAGCTCAGCATCGAGGCAAAGTGCTTCATCTCCTCTGTCAGCTGCTTGATCTCCCGGCGCAGGGCAGCGTTCTGCCTCTCCAAGTCTTCGCTCTCCTGAGGAGACAAAACCACAGGGGGCTTCCTCAGCGCAGGAGCCACAGGGATGAACTGGGGACACAGGGCTCGCGGCATCGCGCCTCTATGCCCCACAGAGGTTCCAGAATGACATGTTTCTGGTAAATTCGGCACAGAGCCGCGCTTGGGcaagccccccctcccccaggcgGCCGGGCTGGGCGCGGGTGCGATGCTGGCAGGCCCAGCCGTGCACCCCAGCTTACGAGAAGTGACTGTGGCGTGTGCTCCCGCCCAGGCTTTCTCGCTCCCTCTCACGCACACCGGGGCACGCTTCCCGGGCCACCCGGCCGGGGGGAGGGCGCGCTCAATAACTGCCGTCTTTAACCAGAAAACCACCTGCCACAGGAAACCTGTCATTGccctggaaagaaaagactCACTGCTTCCTGCTAGCAGCCGGGGAAACCAGCGGCGcggtgaggaggaggggagatGCTTGAGTCAGAAGAGAAACCGAGGCCTCAGAAGAACTGAATTAATACTGTTATTAATGAGAATAACAACAAAGGTGTTGGTAACGACGCTCAGCCTTGTCTCGACGATCCTGAGCgttgcagcctttgctgcttctACTGCTGCTGAAGTGCAGCCAGCTCTAGGCTGGAGCATCCCAGGCACCAGCTGACCATGGagccagcagcctgggcaggaccagaggagggagggaggatgtgGCAGCAGGCTCTGCAAAGTCAGCAAAGACAGCTAAAGTAGGACCCAGCGCTCTGAAGCGCTGAAAAGCGGCACTACTACCTTGGCAAAGCAAACTGCCACCCCTCTGCTGCAGCGCTGACTTCTGACAGTGCCCGCTCTCCGTGCACCGGCTGAAACGCACCCAGCGGTGACAGCGGCTGTCAGAGAAGGAGTTTGCACAGCAAACGAGCATCTCTCAGAAGACGCTAAATGCTTTGGAAATTATGACTGCTGTTGAACTCGGGAGATGATGGGAATCACCAGGCACAGGGAGCCCCAGCCTCCCCATGACTCATTCCCCTCAAAACAAGAGCTACAAAGCCCTGGGGCAGATGGAACTGCAGGCTCCTTTTATACCACCATAGCTCAAGCTGAGCCATGCTCTTCTGAGCAGAACCACATCAGAGAAGCAAAGTCCACGGTGCAGAGCCAACAAGGAGCAGCCAGGGAATgagcccaggagcagcagggggTCACTGTCCGCCAGGAATTAGAAAGACATTAGCAAAAATTCACCATCCATCCTCCACTTGCCTGCCTGCAtttctccagctccctgccacgATCCTCTCTGTCTGACCCAAACTGGGCTTAGCCCCCCTGCTCCCATCCCCATGGGAAGATAAGGAACGTGTGCTATCAATGCTAGCTGAGCAGCAGTAATCTGGTAAGCAAGTGGTTTGTCATCTGCTCTAAGAAGGGCAGCCCAGTTCTTCTCGGTGCACAGCTAGGCAGGATTTTCCTGGGGGAGGATCAGAGCCCCTCTCTACCTCTAGGATTACCTTGGAGAGAGCACTGTCCTCGAGGAAAGGGCGTCCTTTCACCCCTCTCATGCACAGTCGCCCAGAGCCATCGCTGCTGGCAGATGTAATGCAATCGGCCTAGAGCCATGTCAGCTCTAGAAGGATCATCAGCTACTGAGCAAAGAGTGAAATCTCTGTCTTCAACCCCAGCTCCAACCATGGACTGAGGGCATTATGTAAGGAAGGAGGGTTTAGGACTGGCTTCTCAAGAATTCTTCCCAAAAACAGGGGTCCTGGGGAATATGAAGACTGTTAAATCAaaggatgtttttttcaaaagcctgACTACAACTTTCCAAAGGGCAGCCAAGCCCAGCGCAGGGATAAAGATGCTCTGTGCCCAGTGCAGGCTGCGTGTTCTGCATCCTGCCCACCAGTGGCCCAAAACACACGGGACTGCACTTACCAACACATGAAATGCCAAGGAGCCCAGTCCCTGTGCTCCGACACTGATCACACACTCCTGTCCAAACACATAGAGCCAGAAGTGACCATcccttctgaaaagcagacGCCTAATTCTTCACACTGGGGAGAGCCTCAGGGGTGCCAATGGTGCCACAGGAGGAGATTGGGACAGCAGGGTGAAACCAAAAGGGGGAAAATCCATGCtaaacaacaggaaaagccTCCAGGTGCTGTACAGTGTTTAAATGGAGAAAGAGATGCAAGGACTACcatgaagacatttaaaaatatttaaaaattattagtatttatttatctaCACTGTGTAGCATCTCAGGGAACAAGCCAGAGGAGACGGCCCATTTCACTCTAGGTTGCACCATCATCCATACCAATTAATTCAAAGTACCGTCTCAGAAAAGCATCTGTGTATGCTTTTATGCCGCTGTGTAAGTGACAGCGAAGCACAAACCCAGGGAGAGCCAGCCTGGGTGAGCCTGTGCTTTCAAAGAGCTTCTGAGTGAGCCGGTCAGAAGAGGTTAGGAAAGGAAATCGGTACTGTCAGACTGAAAGATAACGATGGATTCAAAACTAGCTGCAAAACCGAATGTTTCACTGGCAGTTATCCTGGGCTGTGTGCTCTTGCTGTGAGCACAGACTCCTACATCCTGCCCTGTCCTCACTTTTCTTGTCCTGCCTCAACTGAGCATCTCCACTTCGAGTCCCCAGGGGAAAAGCACGTTGTCCTCTATGTGAGCCCTCAGCGCTGGGCACAGGGAAGGGTGGGAGTGCTCACCAAGTGCAGTGTGTCTGCTTTCTGGGTCTGCCTCAGGCGGCTCTTCTGGGCAGCGATGCgattcttctccctcctttggACTTTCCTCATGTCATCAGAAGAGTCCTAGGGAAACAAGGCATGGAAGTGCTGGGGcatcccctcccccaccctgcccctgcAGAGCAGTAGGtgggaaggggacacagcagaTAACCCCACTGAGGCACAGGACATGGGATACGCACCCTCAGCACCAGGATAAAGCCATACCCCAGGGATGTGTGATGCTTTTGGCATCCCCGTTGCTATGAGGGGCCAGTCTGATACCCTTTGGCATCCCAGCGTGGCTGGGGAATGACCGCTCCCCCTTCACCAAGACACGGGCCTGGGATATGGCTTGAGGGACCAGAGTAAGGACCTCTCTCCAgaacagaaacaatttaaattcCTTGAACAGGAAagctttctcttccccttctctccgCAGGCATACGGCACTGCAGAAATTCCAGCTCCTTGGCTAAACCATCTTTCCAGAGATTCAGCctgtgttttcctcctttcatccCTTCCCCGTCTCCATCACCCCTGTCCCTCAGGCTTTATCTGTTGCAGGCCTTTACAGTGCAATGTGACCCCTGCTTAGTTTAACTAGACAGTCTTGGAGCTTTTGGGTTTTCCCCAGATCTCATTTGCTGCAGCTCCTGATCTCTGTGCTTGCTCTTTTCTGGAGTCCCTTGGTAGCAGCACCTGCAGTGCTGACTGCTACACTCCTGAGccccctgggcaggggagaaCACAGGTCTCCAAGGCTCCAGGTCACAAGCTTCATGCATCAGCCATTCTTTGCTGAGATcgggtcctgctgctgccttctgacAGTTGAAACCGTCACGCAGACTCTTTCATCTTCTATTTTCATACTGCGCTGCCTCTTTTGTGGACTCTCTAACATTCACACCACCACTTCTCCACAGGACTACAAAACTCAGCCACAAAAGTTATCTTCCCAGCCCATCAGTCTGTCCAcatcctctccctcctccaccccGCCCaagatcttttcttttctttgaaccTCTTTTATCCTTGCCTTCAATATCCTACAAATGTCTCAGAGACAGCAGCTCCCACATCCTGCACCAAGCCCAGACCCTATCCTGCAGCAACCCCTGTGCTTTATTCCCTTCTCTACCAGGAtgcctccccatccctgcttgCAAGACAAAAATCATCTGCCCTGATCATCCCCAAGGTTTCTGAGCAAAGTCTCAGGTTGCCACCATTTCCAGCCCTAGAGAAATGGCAAGCGACGGATGTAATAAAGCTTAGCCAGAAAAGGCAGTGGAAATTCCTCAGACTCGTCTCGGTATCTGCCAGGGAAAGACCTACTATTAAGGTGCTccatgcagcaaaacaaaatccctcTGTTGAGCATTACTGAGACAAAAAACCTCTGAGGCTGAATGAGAAGAAGGCAGCCCCAAAGTGGCAGGGCTTTTCTGGGGGCTTTTTCCAAGGGCTGTCCACGGCAGGGGGAAGCAGGCCGGTTGCCCCTGAGCCATCCCGCTCCATGGCGAGGAGGTGGCTGCTCAGGCCCCTTCCCGGAGCACCGACATCCACGCCTGGCATGTATCACAAGGCCCACTGTGCCCGGGGTCCCGACCCCCCAGTTGCCCCTGGCATAGCCCAGGCAACCAGACCTCCTCTCTCCACCTGTAGCCAGCCTGGTGGCCAGGGCTCCTGGcgctgggctcagccctgcatTCCTCTCCCCACAGCCGTTCCTAGAAAGCCCTGCCATAGTGCACTGTGAAAACGCCAGTGGTGGCCTTCCTCCTGCCCACACATGGCCCACCCCAAAGGAGTCTCCAACcaagggcagctggggaagggtcccCGCTTTACCTGCTTGCTGGGGGGGGGAGACTGGCTGAAGCTGCTGGAGTCGCTGCTGTCAGAGCTGTGGGGCATGGCTCCCGTCTTTGGCTCCCAGGGCCTCTTCAGCTTCCTTTGTGCTCTTGGTGTGCCTGCCTTCTGTCTTGCTtgtcttccccctcccctgccctcctctgcccctccgGAGATGGTCCTTGGCTTCCCGGCTCTTGCCCGTCCCGGAGGCACGCTGTCCTCCTTCCCCGCCTTCTGCCactttctctgcctctcctctcgGAGCCTCTGCACCTTCCCTTTAGGTCTCAGCCTCCTGTGGTTTCTCAGAACCTCGGGGATGTAAGCTGAAAGTCACGTGGCCGGAAACTTTAAGGCGAAGAAGAAAagttacagaagaagaaaaaagaaaaaaaaaaaaaaaaagaagaagaagaaaaaaaaaagagcacatcTGGGAAAAATGAGCTTCAAAATAGCCTGAAAAACCCCCGAAAAACACCTTCGGGCAGTTGAAAAACAGCAAGATGGGTTTTCTCCGAGACAAACAGCAGagatggaaaggaagaaaagccccagctctggctgtgAAACCTGGACCCTCAAAGGAGGGCAGTGCGGAGGAGGTGCTGCCGGGAGCCCCAGAAATTCCAGGGGCACCACGCGCCgtgccagccctgtgcaggcaggaggtCGGTccagctctgagcaacctctgtcaccccagcccagccagggaaATTCCCAGGCAgccacccacctccccacaaGCCATccaccacccccaacccccccgccgcccccaccACCACTGACGCGGGTCCCAGGGAGGGGACGGGTACCTTCCGCAGGTGCCACGTAAACGCTGTTTGTACAGACGGCTCATGTGTGTGGTGAAGCACCAGTCCCACCTAAAAAGAAAGGCTCGGGAATGTAGAATGTTTGGACTGGTTTGGTAGGACTGGTGTTTTCCAAAATCTCTTTAGCACTTTAAATATTCATTAGTACCTGGCTGGTAAGGGGAAGATCAGCTCTGGCACACAAATTAAAGTGCTGTAAATGTAACGGTCGATGGACCCAGAAGCTAAACCTGAGACCTAATTCTCACACCGCGCCATGATGTTGACCTTGGCTACAGCCCAGGGGGTGCGACTGTTGTGCAGGGGTCCTgactccctgcctgctcccctccagcccgctctcactgcagctggcagaagaTGTGAGACAGGACTACGGTGAGACAGGAGCATTATGGCACATTGGAGGTCATTTCcttgctcttctctctctgccaGCACCCAACGTGACCGTGGCCCATGCAGACAGCAGCAAAGAGAGGGTGCTTTGCACCCCCTTGTTTCTCCCCTGGTCTGTACTGTGTGGACTGCTTCCATCCTTAGCACGAGCCTCAAGTAGACTGAAGATGTGCAAGCAGCCCTGGGACAGCAGTGCTTCAGGAGTGCCCTCAGGTACCCCATCCTAGTGGCTCTGGAGGTGTcagtgcaggagcagggagtgCCAAAGAAAGAGCCATTTGCTTTCTGACCTGCTCGTGTCGCCAGAGCCAGTGGGAAAAACCAGGGCCACGTGCCCAACAGGCTCTCCATCCATGCAGAATCACACATCTTCAGAGCAGCTAAGTTCTGTCATGTGCCCTGAGGAGCAGATACAGAAACAGGCATGAACCCATCCACAGTAACCCACTCCTGTGGAAAGCAGCAATTCCCAGTTCCCACTTACCGGTTCTTGTTGCATATCAGTATTTTGGTTGAGTTTCTCCTGCCTCAAGCAGGAGCAGCGAGCAAGTCTTAGGAGCAGGGCATCAGCAAGGGCACTCGAGATGCAGTTGTCATTAGGGCAAAAGTATTGGCAGCTTTGGGTTTGCCGCCTTCTTGCAGCACAGAAGGCACACACGCAGAGAAGCACATGCTTGGCGCACGGTGCAGACTTGTGTGGGCATTGCTGGCAtttcttcccagccctgccactcGTAGAGCCAACACAGGGGCAAATGTGGCCAAAAGCAAGAACCAcatggggctggctgtgggctggGCAGCTCCGGGAAGTCACCTAGCCTAGCTCCAGTTGCAAAACTGCTCTTTTTTGCCCCATTTCCCTCTTTAGAAACATGCTGTGATGCTGGTGCACTACCCTTGGCCTTATTATCTGAACATTTCACAGCCTTGAGAGAATGTTTCCTCCTGGTGTGCTGTAGGGAAACGCTAGGATCCTCCACACTTTCTAACATGGCTGCAAGTGTTTGCTTGCTCAGCATGAGGCACCCTGAGGGACCCCATGTCTCCTGGCAGCGCAGcccccctgcagcaggcagggcttcTCCACCgcagccagctctggggagggagcagccaAAGGCACTGGGGCCACAGGGGCTCATAGGGCATCGACTTCAGGCCCCCCAAGGCACCGGTGCTGGTGGCACAAGCATTGAAGCATCCCTTTGCTCGCTGCATCACTACGCTTCCTCTGAACTCTGCCACCCTGCGCGCCGCTTCCTTTCCGGGAAGCATGCCGCTGGATTCCTGCTCTCCCaagaaaacccaccaccacctggGCCCCCTGCTGTGCAGGCTGCTGTTGCTCAGGGCAGGACGGAGGGAAGCCCTTCCCCAGGGAAAAATATCCTTGTTCCATTATTGGGCAAACAGGCTGCATTCCCTCCTTCTGCACCCAAGCAGCTGAAGGCAGGCGGTCGGGAAGGCGGCGGGTGCATGGGCAGGCGGCCATGCAGGGAAGCTGGGtgtcctggcaggagctggacGGTCAGTGCGAAACTGCCCAGAACCTGGCTATGGCAAAGGCTATTCTTTGATCCACAGAAAGAAAGTTTTGAGCTGTACCCCAGTTTGCCCAGAGCTGGGCTTTTATTAACAGCTGGTTGAGAAATCTCAGGAGAGCATGATGTTGGGAGAGGGTTTGGACACTTGGTCTTGCTGAGCAGGAGTAAGAGAGCGTCCTTCTTCCCTCCTTGACCAAACACACTCCTCGCCCTCAAGCTGGCTATGATGCTAATGAATTCCAGTCACTTATAAGCAATGAATAAGCATGCTGTAAATGAGACAGTATCTCCTGGTGGGAAGGAGGACAGAGCCTTCACCtcactgccctgggctgggcaggacCCACGTTGCCTCCTCACAGGCAGCGCCCTGTGCCATTCCTCCAAACAGAGCTACGACCCCGCaacccagagcagcagagaccACCGGTGTGGCTCCACCAGCATCGGCTCACAGCTCTCGgggtgctgccctgggtgcctgctgcaggcacaaCATGGGGAGCTGATATCctgctgtccctccccaggctcTCCCTTTCCCCCGCTGTCAGGGGGAGCTTCAGGAGGCAGCCTCCTGGTCTCTGTGCTTGACTTAGGTGACTGAATTTACACCATGAATAAGGTCCCCTGATTTTGTCTCTGGGATCGTTTAGGTTTCTTGATCTTAATCGCAGTCACTGCGAAATCGCCGTCAGTGGCACTGGCTGAGCTCACGAGTGTTAGGCTACCACCATACCAGCAGCTTGATGGAGCCGGGATATTTCCAGAGGTTTTTAGGGGAAGGATGGGGCCATCCAATTCTGCATTTATCCCTTCTAAATAACAGCAGGCACTGCTGAAGGGAGTCCTGTTCTCTCTGGgacagggtggctgcagggacTCTAGAGGCTGGGCTTAGCATGATCTCGACTGCTGGAGAAATGGTTTGAAAGCAGCAAGACACAGTTCAGCaagaacaaatgcaaatgtaaagCAAGGTGTAGGTAGAAGAACTGGGGAATCACTGACTGGGCAGCAGAATGGCAGGGAAAAATCCGGGGGTTGCAGAGCATCATAGACTGaagcttcagcagcagtgcagaggtGTCGCAAAGGGGCCGGGTACTggcctggggtgctgggggccaggcagaggagagggcagccctgtgctgcctctgcagggCCAGGACCCCCCCCACAGTCCCAGGTCCAGAAGTGGAAAAGTCCAGAAGAAACCAGTACAAAGGAGAAGTACACAGAAACCTTGCTCTAAGAGAAAGGAGTGAAGAAGTTGGGTCTGTTTAGCCGAGAAAAGAGGAGTCTTGGGGGCGGAAGAAGGAGCAGTCTTTGATATGTTGTAATGGAAAGGGTGGTCAGCTGTTTTCGGTGGAAAGGTTCAGGTCTGAGGTTTGAAGCAAGATGAGGTTAGAGGGACTTTGGGATGGGCAGTTCAGGAAAGTTATTCAAGCCCCTTCATATGAAGTGGCTGGGAACAAACCTCTGTCAGAAAGGGTCCAGGTTGAATCCTGCCTCTGCAGGATGGATTAGAGTTATGTTCCCAAggtttaaagaaggaaaaataaaataaaataaaataaaataaaataaaataaaataaaataaagctagTAAGATCGGCTCCTCAGAGCCCAGAGAGCACATGGGGCATTTCTCAGCCTTAACTGCAGCCAGTCCCTTTGCCTCCAAAGCCCAGAAATATCCCTTCATCTCAGCAGAGGTGGTTGCTGGTTTCCTTGTAAACccgctgctccagccctctcacctGCTGCAGGCTTATGGCAGCAACGCTCAAAACTGTGTCTCACCCCATCCATCTCAGCCGTCTTGTTTGCATGACCATTCAGTGCATAGTGCTATTTAAAAATCCAACCTAGAGCAGCTACCTACCACCTTCAGCCTCCTGTAAACCACTGAGGCTGTTTCTGCTTCACATGCAGCATTTTATGCAAATCATTTCTTACAATATTTGGACAATTGCAACAATTTGTTTACCATTCCCCCCATGAGTTTGAAGACTTTTGTGTGGCATTCGGTGCTGGCAGGCGGTGTTAAGTGAATGGTGGTGTTGATCAAAGTCCTTGCTCTCTACCAGACAAGCTTCTGCCACGTCCCACTCTCACACGTGTTGGTCCCATCTGCGATGCAGGCAGCTTCCCCAGCTGGCAGGATGGCTTGTCTCCATCACCAGGGCTATGCCATCTTGGCCGAGCTGAGCGAGTGTGAGAGCGAGGTTGGGGCAGGAGAGCTCAAGTATAGTCCCACCAAATTCGTCCCACCTAGCAGAGAGCAAACGCCCATCACACAAACGCTTTCAGTCCTTACTGGGGGCAGCCAGCCAACGTACAGGAAACGGGCCCTTTACACCCCAACCATCTGATAAATGACGAGGACTGCAAGTCAAGCACGCAGAAGTGTGGAAATCCCAGAATTAGCTCCCCTAAGCAGGCTGCATTTACACCCTCATGCCATATAACATGCTGTGCTGCGTAACTGCGTGATCCACAAAGGTTCCTTCCCTAGGATGGCTGCGTTACCTTCATTGCTGTCCTGCGGTCAGAGCCTGCTCAGACATTCTGCTGCTCCATTTCTCCACTGACTCGTTCCACTGCTCCTCACTTCAGCACTGAGTGCTTCAGGGATATTAATTAAGCTGTTTCCTCAGCCACCTTTTCAGGTGCGGGGGTGGAGTTACCCCTATTTAACAGTTGCAAAACAAGAGACAAAGAGAGATTTAGGTCATAAGTACTCATTCATTTTGGGGACACAGGCTGAACCAACTAGGAtctattttttcagtgtttctggcTCTACATAGCGCTTTATTTAACCAAACCCCAGCTCCTGATACCTTGCAGCTGCAACCTTTTATCACTTTTGTAAATCAGCTCTGGCAAATGAGGAAGATGTGGCTGCTCCTGTGAAAGCTCTCGCTGGTGCGGCTCACCGACTTGGAGAGTAACTTcgaggcaggggcaggcacagATCCAGCTTCCAGGAAGGTACCCAGCGCCTAGCCAGGataccttcctttctttctgcactCCCTTGCTTCTCCGACTGGGCAGGagcttcccagccctgccaagacAGGAGGCAGCCTAGCTGACCAGCTCACCGTTCCCTCTGGCTGAGGGAGCCTCTTGGGAAGAGGTGGCAATCCAGGGCAAAATGTTAAGAGGTGATGGCACGCACAAGACCGCTgaagctcagctgtgcaggcaAACCCATTTCTGGCAATTTCCAGCTATTCAGTATTTGGCTTTGCCACTtctatgggtttttttgaatgtcATTAGTAATGCTTTTTATGTCTAGGTTTGAAAAGAAGGAAGCTATAGAAAGGAAACCCCAGCTGTGCTAGC
Encoded proteins:
- the BATF gene encoding basic leucine zipper transcriptional factor ATF-like — protein: MPHSSDSSDSSSFSQSPPPSKQDSSDDMRKVQRREKNRIAAQKSRLRQTQKADTLHLESEDLERQNAALRREIKQLTEEMKHFASMLSSHEPLCSILTSPPPPPEVLYATHSFHQPHISSPRFQH